One Azoarcus sp. DN11 DNA segment encodes these proteins:
- a CDS encoding DUF3617 domain-containing protein, producing the protein MTPALLRSLHRSLLLVLGLAATGLAGAAQPTDIRPGLWEFRSTRLNIAGLPDMSAQMAQAQQYLRTLPPDMRRMVEQQMAARGVSLGSDGSVRSCISASQAKSDTIYSGKTEGNCTLEKVVKTGSTVRGHLTCTQPAATGDFEAHVQTPERFTTRVNMNSPRGDMQVETDAHWLGAADCSKRREG; encoded by the coding sequence ATGACCCCCGCCCTTCTTCGCTCCCTGCACCGCTCCCTTCTCCTGGTCCTCGGCCTGGCCGCGACCGGCCTTGCCGGCGCCGCACAACCGACCGACATCCGCCCCGGCCTGTGGGAGTTCCGCTCGACCCGACTGAACATCGCCGGCCTGCCCGACATGTCCGCGCAGATGGCGCAGGCGCAGCAGTACCTCCGCACCCTTCCCCCGGACATGCGGCGGATGGTCGAGCAGCAGATGGCCGCGCGCGGCGTCAGCCTCGGCAGCGACGGCAGCGTGCGCAGCTGCATCTCGGCGTCACAGGCGAAATCCGACACCATTTATTCGGGCAAGACCGAGGGCAACTGCACGCTCGAAAAGGTCGTGAAAACCGGTAGCACCGTGCGCGGGCACCTCACCTGCACGCAACCGGCCGCTACCGGCGACTTCGAAGCGCACGTGCAGACGCCCGAGCGCTTCACGACGCGCGTCAACATGAACTCCCCGCGCGGGGACATGCAGGTCGAGACCGACGCACACTGGCTCGGCGCCGCCGACTGCAGCAAGCGCCGCGAAGGCTAG
- a CDS encoding WecB/TagA/CpsF family glycosyltransferase: protein MSSPPAMLLARWSQVLNRLVTIPSDEDAARLVDELASGWQPRMLAFVDAHAMNSALGDFEFYRALCGADVLLRDGSGMAMLFRMLGGEPGLDMNGADFIPRLLEAYRGRRVALWGAREKWLVAAAARCAGEYGVEIVSCESGFLAPAQYCDAMRRTRPELIVLGMPRQASVARLLRATAAGAPLIVCGGATIDRLGGKVERAPRRVRRSGMEWACRLVCEPCRLFQRYVIGKPMFMLRAWRCRAAWGR from the coding sequence ATGAGTAGCCCACCCGCCATGCTGCTGGCGCGCTGGTCGCAGGTCCTCAATCGTCTTGTGACCATTCCGTCCGACGAGGACGCGGCAAGGCTCGTCGATGAACTCGCGTCCGGCTGGCAGCCGCGCATGCTCGCCTTCGTCGATGCCCACGCGATGAATTCCGCCCTCGGCGACTTCGAGTTCTACCGCGCGCTGTGCGGTGCCGACGTGCTGCTGCGCGACGGTTCGGGCATGGCGATGCTGTTCCGCATGTTGGGCGGCGAGCCGGGGCTCGACATGAACGGTGCCGATTTCATCCCGCGGCTGCTCGAAGCGTATCGCGGCCGGCGTGTGGCGTTGTGGGGCGCGAGGGAGAAATGGCTCGTCGCGGCCGCAGCCCGCTGCGCCGGGGAGTACGGGGTCGAGATCGTGTCGTGCGAGAGCGGCTTCCTGGCTCCCGCGCAGTACTGCGACGCGATGCGGCGCACGCGACCCGAGCTGATCGTGCTGGGCATGCCCAGGCAGGCGAGCGTCGCGCGTCTCCTGCGTGCGACGGCCGCGGGGGCGCCGCTGATCGTGTGTGGCGGTGCGACCATCGACCGCCTCGGCGGCAAGGTCGAGCGTGCCCCGCGCCGGGTGCGGCGCTCGGGCATGGAATGGGCCTGTCGGCTCGTGTGCGAGCCCTGCCGCCTGTTCCAGCGCTACGTGATCGGCAAGCCGATGTTCATGTTGCGGGCGTGGCGTTGCCGCGCCGCGTGGGGGCGGTGA
- a CDS encoding DUF2892 domain-containing protein: MSANVGGIDKTLRIVAGLILIVLAIMGIGTPWTWIGVVPLATGLMGWCPAYSLFGLNTCPLKKA, encoded by the coding sequence ATGAGCGCAAACGTTGGCGGCATCGACAAGACCCTGCGTATCGTCGCCGGCCTGATCCTGATCGTGCTCGCGATCATGGGCATCGGCACCCCCTGGACCTGGATCGGCGTCGTCCCCCTCGCCACCGGCCTGATGGGCTGGTGCCCGGCCTACTCGCTATTCGGACTCAACACCTGTCCGTTGAAGAAGGCCTGA
- the xth gene encoding exodeoxyribonuclease III gives MKIATWNVNSLKVRLPHVLDWLAANRPDALCLQELKMEDKAFPAAELEAAGYHAVFNGQKTYNGVAILSPQAADATTRDIPGFVDEQKRIIATTLGGVRVVSAYFPNGQAVGSDKFEYKLRWLAALTDWLREELKAHERLVLAGDFNIAPEDRDAHPDWKEEIHVSRPERAAFAALTGLGLTDAFRLFEQPEKSYSWWDYRMGAFRRNFGLRIDHVLVSQALRGACRSCTVDKTPRKLERPSDHAPVVVELDL, from the coding sequence ATGAAGATCGCCACCTGGAACGTCAATTCCCTCAAGGTCCGCCTGCCCCACGTCCTCGACTGGCTCGCCGCCAACCGGCCGGACGCCCTGTGCCTACAGGAGCTCAAGATGGAGGACAAGGCCTTTCCCGCCGCCGAGCTCGAAGCGGCCGGCTACCACGCGGTGTTCAACGGCCAGAAGACCTATAACGGCGTCGCGATCCTCAGCCCGCAGGCCGCCGATGCGACGACGCGCGACATCCCCGGCTTCGTCGATGAACAGAAGCGCATCATCGCCACCACCCTCGGCGGCGTGCGCGTCGTCAGCGCGTACTTTCCCAACGGCCAGGCGGTCGGTTCGGACAAGTTCGAGTACAAGCTCCGCTGGCTCGCCGCGCTCACCGACTGGCTGCGCGAGGAGCTAAAGGCGCACGAGCGTCTCGTGCTCGCCGGCGACTTCAACATCGCCCCCGAAGACCGCGACGCGCACCCCGACTGGAAGGAGGAAATCCACGTCTCCCGGCCCGAACGGGCCGCCTTCGCGGCGCTGACCGGACTGGGCCTCACCGACGCCTTCCGCCTCTTCGAGCAGCCCGAGAAGAGCTATTCGTGGTGGGATTACCGCATGGGCGCCTTCCGCCGCAACTTCGGCCTGCGCATCGACCACGTGCTCGTGTCGCAGGCACTGCGCGGCGCCTGCCGCAGTTGCACGGTCGACAAGACTCCGCGCAAGCTCGAACGCCCGTCCGATCACGCGCCGGTGGTCGTCGAGCTGGACCTGTAA
- a CDS encoding Crp/Fnr family transcriptional regulator, whose protein sequence is MQTPDPALATAHYPMIGALPEAARRRLLEAGRWARVPAGALLFDDRQACEGFPFVVEGSVRVVKCAPNGRELPLYRVTPGETCIISSSCLLGHEDYNARGIAETDTVLLMLPKAEFDALLAEPAFRGFVFHLFAERIADLMQLIEEVAFQRLDQRLAGLLLGKGRLLHVTHQQLADELGSVREFVSRLLKGFAAQGLVKLSREQIEILDPAGLRRVASDGRPG, encoded by the coding sequence ATGCAGACCCCCGACCCCGCGCTCGCCACTGCCCATTACCCGATGATCGGGGCGCTGCCGGAAGCGGCGCGCCGCCGCCTGCTGGAAGCCGGCCGCTGGGCGCGCGTGCCGGCCGGCGCCCTGCTGTTCGACGACCGCCAGGCCTGCGAAGGCTTCCCCTTCGTCGTCGAAGGCTCGGTGCGCGTCGTGAAATGCGCGCCGAACGGCCGCGAACTGCCGCTGTACCGCGTCACGCCGGGCGAAACCTGCATCATCTCGTCGTCCTGCCTGCTCGGGCACGAGGACTACAACGCCCGCGGCATCGCCGAAACCGACACGGTGCTGCTGATGCTGCCCAAGGCGGAATTCGACGCGCTCCTCGCCGAACCGGCCTTCCGCGGCTTCGTCTTCCACCTCTTCGCCGAACGCATCGCCGACCTGATGCAGCTCATCGAGGAAGTCGCCTTCCAACGCCTCGACCAGCGCCTCGCCGGCCTGCTGCTGGGCAAGGGGCGCCTGCTGCACGTCACGCACCAGCAGCTCGCCGACGAACTGGGCAGCGTGCGCGAATTCGTCAGCCGCCTGCTGAAGGGCTTCGCCGCACAGGGCCTCGTGAAGCTGTCGCGCGAGCAGATCGAGATCCTCGACCCGGCCGGCCTGCGCCGCGTCGCGAGCGACGGCCGGCCGGGCTGA